In a single window of the Zea mays cultivar B73 chromosome 5, Zm-B73-REFERENCE-NAM-5.0, whole genome shotgun sequence genome:
- the LOC100286187 gene encoding peroxisomal membrane protein PMP22, with protein MASVGRAGRGGKGDGGKGEGSLARRAWRQYLLQLQQHPLRTKMITAGCLAGVSDSVAQKLSGFQKIEKRRLLLKMLFGFAYGGPFGHFLHKILDYIFQGKKDTKTIAKKVLLEQVTSSPWNNILFLFYYGYVVERRPLKEVTTRVKKQYPSVQLSAWMFWPIVSWINHQYMPLQFRVIFHSFVACCWGIFLNLRARAMSLKQA; from the exons ATGGCATCTGTGGGACGTGCAGGACGAGGAGGGAAAGGAGATGGAGGGAAGGGAGAAGGGTCGCTGGCTCGCAGGGCGTGGAGGCAGTACCTGCTCCAGCTCCAGCAACATCCTCTCCGCACAAAG ATGATCACGGCGGGGTGCCTCGCCGGCGTCAGTGACTCCGTGGCGCAGAAGCTCTCTGGGTTCCAGAAGATTGAGAAACGCAGACTCCTGCTCAAGATG CTCTTTGGTTTTGCGTATGGTGGCCCATTTGGACATTTCTTGCACAAAATTTTGGATTACATCTTCCAAGGGAAGAAGGATACCAAAACCATAGCAAAGAAG GTGTTGCTGGAGCAAGTGACATCTTCTCCCTGGAATAACATATTGTTCTTGTTCTATTATGGATATGTTGTTGAGA GGAGGCCTTTGAAGGAGGTGACGACCAGGGTGAAGAAACAATACCCTTCTGTGCAACTCAGCGCTTGGATG TTTTGGCCGATAGTTAGTTGGATAAACCACCAGTACATGCCTTTACAATTCCGAGTGATCTTCCACAGCTTTGTCGCATGTTGTTG GGGGATTTTCCTGAACCTTCGTGCAAGGGCCATGTCTCTGAAGCAGGCCTAG
- the LOC100286187 gene encoding peroxisomal membrane protein PMP22 isoform X2 translates to MASVGRAGRGGKGDGGKGEGSLARRAWRQYLLQLQQHPLRTKMITAGCLAGVSDSVAQKLSGFQKIEKRRLLLKMLFGFAYGGPFGHFLHKILDYIFQGKKDTKTIAKKVLLEQVTSSPWNNILFLFYYGYVVERRPLKEVTTRVKKQYPSVQLSAWMLHSDIGP, encoded by the exons ATGGCATCTGTGGGACGTGCAGGACGAGGAGGGAAAGGAGATGGAGGGAAGGGAGAAGGGTCGCTGGCTCGCAGGGCGTGGAGGCAGTACCTGCTCCAGCTCCAGCAACATCCTCTCCGCACAAAG ATGATCACGGCGGGGTGCCTCGCCGGCGTCAGTGACTCCGTGGCGCAGAAGCTCTCTGGGTTCCAGAAGATTGAGAAACGCAGACTCCTGCTCAAGATG CTCTTTGGTTTTGCGTATGGTGGCCCATTTGGACATTTCTTGCACAAAATTTTGGATTACATCTTCCAAGGGAAGAAGGATACCAAAACCATAGCAAAGAAG GTGTTGCTGGAGCAAGTGACATCTTCTCCCTGGAATAACATATTGTTCTTGTTCTATTATGGATATGTTGTTGAGA GGAGGCCTTTGAAGGAGGTGACGACCAGGGTGAAGAAACAATACCCTTCTGTGCAACTCAGCGCTTGGATG CTCCATTCAGACATTGGACCTTGA
- the LOC100286187 gene encoding peroxisomal membrane protein PMP22 isoform X1, which translates to MASVGRAGRGGKGDGGKGEGSLARRAWRQYLLQLQQHPLRTKLFGFAYGGPFGHFLHKILDYIFQGKKDTKTIAKKVLLEQVTSSPWNNILFLFYYGYVVERRPLKEVTTRVKKQYPSVQLSAWMFWPIVSWINHQYMPLQFRVIFHSFVACCWGIFLNLRARAMSLKQA; encoded by the exons ATGGCATCTGTGGGACGTGCAGGACGAGGAGGGAAAGGAGATGGAGGGAAGGGAGAAGGGTCGCTGGCTCGCAGGGCGTGGAGGCAGTACCTGCTCCAGCTCCAGCAACATCCTCTCCGCACAAAG CTCTTTGGTTTTGCGTATGGTGGCCCATTTGGACATTTCTTGCACAAAATTTTGGATTACATCTTCCAAGGGAAGAAGGATACCAAAACCATAGCAAAGAAG GTGTTGCTGGAGCAAGTGACATCTTCTCCCTGGAATAACATATTGTTCTTGTTCTATTATGGATATGTTGTTGAGA GGAGGCCTTTGAAGGAGGTGACGACCAGGGTGAAGAAACAATACCCTTCTGTGCAACTCAGCGCTTGGATG TTTTGGCCGATAGTTAGTTGGATAAACCACCAGTACATGCCTTTACAATTCCGAGTGATCTTCCACAGCTTTGTCGCATGTTGTTG GGGGATTTTCCTGAACCTTCGTGCAAGGGCCATGTCTCTGAAGCAGGCCTAG